In Mustela nigripes isolate SB6536 chromosome 2, MUSNIG.SB6536, whole genome shotgun sequence, a single window of DNA contains:
- the B3GALNT1 gene encoding UDP-GalNAc:beta-1,3-N-acetylgalactosaminyltransferase 1 produces the protein MALALLTTLPSRMSLRSLKWSLLLLSLLSFLVMWYLSLPHYNVIERVNWMYFYEYEPIYRQDFRFTLREHSNCSHQNPFLVILVTSHPSDVKARQAIRVTWGEKKSWWGYEVLTFFLLGQQAEKEDKMLALSLEDEHLLYGDIIRQDFLDTYNNLTLKTIMAFRWVTEFCPNAKYIMKTDTDVFINTGNLVKYLLNVNHSEKFFTGYPLIDNYSYRGFYQKAHISYQEYPFKVFPPYCSGFGYIMSRDLVPKIYEMMSHVKPIKFEDVYVGICLNLLKVDIHIPEDTNLFFLYRIHLDVCQLRRVIAAHGFSSKEIITFWQVMLRNTTCHY, from the coding sequence CCTCAAATGGAGCCTCCTGCTGTTGTCACTGCTGAGTTTCCTTGTGATGTGGTACCTCAGCCTGCCCCACTACAACGTGATAGAACGTGTAAACTGGATGTACTTCTACGAGTATGAGCCCATTTACAGACAAGACTTTCGCTTCACTCTTCGAGAGCATTCAAACTGCTCTCACCAAAACCCATTTCTTGTCATCCTGGTGACCTCACACCCTTCAGATGTGAAAGCCAGACAGGCCATTAGAGTTACTTGGGGTGAAAAAAAGTCTTGGTGGGGATATGAGGTTCTTACCTTTTTCTTACTAGGCCAGCAGGCcgaaaaggaagacaaaatgtTAGCATTATCCTTAGAGGATGAACACCTTCTTTACGGTGACATAATACGACAGGATTTTTTAGACACCTATAATAATCTGACCTTGAAAACAATTATGGCATTCAGGTGGGTAACTGAATTTTGCCCCAATGCCAAGTACATCATGAAGACAGACACTGATGTTTTCATCAATACTGGCAATTTAGTGAAGTACCTTTTAAATGTAAACCACTCAGAGAAGTTTTTCACGGGTTATCCTCTAATTGACAACTATTCCTATAGAGGATTTTACCAGAAAGCCCATATTTCATACCAGGAGTATCCCTTCAAGGTGTTTCCTCCCTACTGCAGTGGGTTTGGTTATATAATGTCCAGAGATTTGGTGCCAAAAATCTATGAAATGATGAGTCACGTAAAACCCATCAAGTTTGAAGATGTTTATGTTGGGATCTGTTTGAATTTATTGAAAGTGGACATCCATATTCCAGAAGACacaaaccttttctttttatataggATCCATTTGGATGTCTGTCAACTCAGACGTGTGATTGCAGCTCATGGCTTTTCTTCCAAGGAAATTATCACATTTTGGCAGGTTATGCTGAGGAATACCACATGCCATTATTAA